Proteins co-encoded in one Papaver somniferum cultivar HN1 chromosome 5, ASM357369v1, whole genome shotgun sequence genomic window:
- the LOC113281566 gene encoding vacuolar protein sorting-associated protein 24 homolog 1-like, which yields MEKVKNLLQPKANPQQQLRDWQRKLRQECRNIERQIRDVEREEKAVQKAIREAAKRNDMVSAKALAKEIVCSRKAVNRLHENKAQMNSISMHLGESVAIARTVGHLSKSTEVMKLVNNLMKAPEVAATMQEFSKEMTKAGVIEEMVNDALDDALDSEDIEEETEQEVEKVLTEIAGETAAQLPVAARRERLKQPVQTAAEEEAIAEGDDEEELEAIRARLAKLRS from the exons ATGGAGAAAGTGAAGAACTTATTGCAGCCAAAAGCAAACCCTCAACAGCAATTAAGGGATTGGCAAAGAAAACTTAGACAGGAATGCCGTAATATTGAAAGACAAATTAGAG ATGTGGAGAGAGAAGAGAAAGCTGTACAGAAGGCAATTAGAGAAGCTGCTAAGAGAAACGATATGGTCTCAGCAAAG GCGCTTGCGAAGGAAATTGTGTGTTCAAGAAAAGCAGTGAACCGACTTCATGAGAATAAGGCACAAATGAACTCGATTTCGATGCACCTTGGTGAAAGTGTTG CAATTGCTCGAACAGTGGGTCATCTATCCAAGAGCACTGAGGTTATGAAGCTTGTCAATAACCTCATGAAGGCTCCAGAAGTGGCCGCAACAATGCAGGAATTCAGCAAAGAAATGACCAAG GCGGGAGTAATTGAAGAAATGGTAAATGACGCTCTTGACGACGCACTTGATTCAGAAGACATCGAGGAGGAGACCGAACAAGAAGTTGAGAAGGTTTTGACAGAAATAGCTGGAGAGACTGCAGCACAGCTTCCTGTAGCAGCGAGAAGAGAGAGATTAAAGCAACCCGTCCAAACAGCAGCTGAG GAAGAGGCTATAGCCGAGGGTGATGACGAGGAAGAACTAGAAGCAATACGGGCAAGACTTGCCAAACTGAGGTCTTAG